TGTCTAGGAATCGTTTTTTATTTTGCTCTGGCACTGCTGGGTTGAATAATAATTCGATGCAAAGATCATGGCAAAGCTGATAATTTCCCACCGAATTGGCACTCATAGCCAGTTCCTCTTTAGCTTTCCATTCATAAACAGCGTGATCCACAAAAAGAATATCTTTACTTAGAGGAATGTTTGCCGCCACAGTTGCATAAATATAAGCAAGTTTGATTTTATCGTGGAAACGTAATTGGCGCGCCAAATGATAAAGACTTTCTGCGCGTTGTGGGCGATATTCATAAGCGGCGAGTAAAAGATTTTGCACTTCATCTAATGGGGCATCTAATTCAATTTTTAATAGGGCAATTTGGAGAAGTGAATAATAAACTTCTTCATACCAGCCCCCTAAATTTGCACGTTTGGCATACCACTAAATAGCTTTTTCATACATATCTGCATCACGATAAGATTGTGCAGTATAAAACGCATAGCGATTTTTAAGATCTTCATCTTCAGGTGAATAGAATGCTTTTTCTAACACTTGAGCATCTTGGAAATATTTTTGTGGATTGTTGCTACGCGCCCCAAATCGACTGCTAATCACATAATAATCACCAAAGATTTTTTGTTCCACAACGGTTTTTTTACGTTGTTCAACAAATTCATGTAATACGCCACGCCAATAGAATGACCCATCATTACGAAACATAAGCGTACGGAAATAAACATTTGCACCCGTTACACTATTTGCCATGCGTAGATAATAGCGATCGCTCGTTAGTTCTTCAGGCAATACAAAGTTTCCTTCAAAACGATCATCGGCATCGAAGATTAATACATAATCTGTTTTTCCTTGTGCATGTTGTAGAGCACAGTTTCGGTTATGGGCAAAATTCACCCATTCATCGTGATGAATTTCGCCTTGAATACCTTTTTCAGCAAAGAACTGTTTGATAATTTCTGCGGTATTATCATCAGAGCCTGTATCACTAATGACATAATAATCTAATGGAATATGCACAATAATGTTCTCTAATGTATCTCGGATGATAGCAGATTCATTTTTCACAATCATATTTAAACAGATTGTTTTTTTATCAGTTTTTTTAGACATCAACAGACTCTCTTTTTATTTTTTTATGCTTTATTGGTAAGTTTGGTTATTTTTAAGCTTGTTTTTGACTATTCTGTTATGTAGAAAACTTGTTTTTCAAATTCGTGTTTATCAATTTTTACAGTCAGCACATATTTGCCGATTGGATCTCTACGGTCGAATATCCAACAGTTCATCATGTATTTACCATTTTCTAATGTTGGTCTGGTATAAGTGATGGTATGGAGTTTTTTATTTGGTGATGAAACCACTTTTGCATTTTCAATTGTACTTGAGAATTCAATTTCAGCTTGTGCTTTAAATGTTTCGCTTACCGTTGCTTTTTTACCAAAATTACCAGCTGCTACCCAGCATACTTTTTCCGCTTTATTAGTGCGAGATATTTCTTTTTTATTTAAATCGGGTGATGGCGCGGGTTCATTCGTTCTATCAAAAACAGAAAGATAAATAGTAGGCTCATTTGCCGTATCTTTTTTAGTCGTATCTTTTGATTCTGGCGCCGCAGCAAATACGCCTGCTGAAAATAAGGTTGTAATTAAAGCGAATGCGAAGATTTTTTTCATGTTAGATTCCTTTTTATATCATTATTTTATTGAACGATCATTATACCAAGGCAGCCCATATCAGCTAGCATTAAATTGGATGAGCCAAATAAGAAGGGATGCGTATTTGACGAAGGTTGTTCAAATTTTACTAAAATTTGTACTTTCTTTTTCACCCAAACTGTGTCTTTCCATGCAAGTTCCGATGTATCGATGTTAA
This portion of the Haemophilus parainfluenzae T3T1 genome encodes:
- a CDS encoding glycosyltransferase, with the translated sequence MSKKTDKKTICLNMIVKNESAIIRDTLENIIVHIPLDYYVISDTGSDDNTAEIIKQFFAEKGIQGEIHHDEWVNFAHNRNCALQHAQGKTDYVLIFDADDRFEGNFVLPEELTSDRYYLRMANSVTGANVYFRTLMFRNDGSFYWRGVLHEFVEQRKKTVVEQKIFGDYYVISSRFGARSNNPQKYFQDAQVLEKAFYSPEDEDLKNRYAFYTAQSYRDADMYEKAI